GCGTACCCGCTCCACGCCCTGCGCGGTGAACGCGGCGGCCACCGAGCCACGCAGCCGGGTGTGGTCCGGCGGGTCGAGGAAGCCGAGCCGGGTGACCGGCTGGTCCATGACGGCCTCGCGGCTGAAGCGGGGGTCCTCGGTCACCGTCCGCACGTCGTCGTACCGGGTGACCAGCCACGCCCAGCCCTCCCCGTCGGGCAGTTGGATCCGGGTGAGGGGGCCCTCGCGCATCAGCTCGGTGAGCACCGGGTCGAAGTCGACGCCGTTCAGGCGGAGCGCGGGCCAGTGCCGGATCGGGGGCAGGATCTCGGTGATCGTCTCTTCGGTGGCCGCCATGAACCGCCTGCCTTCACCTCAGGGAGTGGTTCAGACCACGATCACCTGACGGGAAGACGACTTCGCGCGGGATTACTCCCAACGTGCGATCACTGGGGGCGCCCCGAAAGGGGCGCGGGGAACTGCGCGACCAGCCACGGACGGCCCGCAGACGGCATCAAGCAGCACCTCCTACGGCGCCCCACCGCTACTGTGCGCAATGCACGCCACATCGATCCGATCCGCCAGCTTCGCCAGCTCGATCGTCAGCGCGGCCACCGTATCCTCGTCCAACCCGTCGGCCCCGGCCTCGACCAAGTGCAGCCACCGCCCGCCAAGACTGCGGAGCAGCTTGCTCACGTCGGCGGCAGCCACCTGCAAGGTCCCGCGGTCATCGACGATCAGAGGCAGAGTCACTTCGCGGTTCACACCCGGGATCGTAACCGCGCAAGCGTCACGCCCCGTGCCAAACCGTCGTGATGTTGCAGAACTCCCTGATTCCGTGCCCGGACAGCTCACGCCCGTACCCGGACCGCTTCACCCCGCCGAACGGGAACGCCGGATGCGAGGCGGTCATCCCGTTGACGAACACCCCGCCGGCCTCCAGATCCCGTGCGAACCGGTCGACCTCGGCCTCGTCCCGCGTCCACACGTTGGAACTCAGCCCGAACGGCGAGTCGTTGGCGATCAGCACCGCCTCGTCGAGGTCGGCGGCCCGGTACAGCGTGGCCACCGGACCGAAGGTCTCCTCGCGGTGGATGCGCATCTCGCGGGTCACGTCGGCGACGACGGTCGGCGGGTAGTACCAGCCGGGCCCGTCGGGCCGTTCCCCGCCGCACAGCACGCTCGCCCCGCTGCGCCTCGCGTCGTCGACCAGCTCCTCCAGGTCGGTCCGGCCCTGTTCGCTGGCCAGCGGCCCGACCTCGGTGTCCTCCTCCAGCGGATCGCCGACCTTCA
Above is a window of Streptomyces griseorubiginosus DNA encoding:
- a CDS encoding DUF6213 family protein; protein product: MNREVTLPLIVDDRGTLQVAAADVSKLLRSLGGRWLHLVEAGADGLDEDTVAALTIELAKLADRIDVACIAHSSGGAP